In Saccharomyces paradoxus chromosome IV, complete sequence, the DNA window CTGAGGTTGCCTTAGCCTTAGCTTTTGCAGCATCtgctttctctttcaatagAACTTTCTTATAATCAGTTGGAATGACCTTAACGAAGTCTTTCAAATAATAGTTGAAATTACCGAGAATCCTGGATGCTAGGTCTGATTGGGTGTAGTTCCAATGCTCTTGAATCAAGTTCTTCACAAACGCAATCTCGACCGGGTCACACAAGGATTCTAACTCAACAGTATCTTTGTTAATCTTTCCAACAAAATCGTCGTAATCTGAAGTTAAACAGTATGCAATACCACCAGTGGCACCGGAGAAAGCATTCAAGGATTCCATTTGTGATAAAACAATGGCACGACCACCAGTCATATACTCAAAAGCGTTGTTACCCTTAATTCTCTCAACAACAATGGTGGCACCAGAGTTTCTAACAGCAAAACGCTCACCAGCACTACCTGAAATGAATGCAGTACCAGAAGTAGCACCATAGAAACAGGTGTTACCAACGATGACATTTTCATCGCTCTTAAATTTAGAATCCTTTGGTGGTTTGATGACAATAATACCACCGGATAAACCTTTACCAACATAATCATTAGCATCACCATTCAAGATGAAAGTGATACCAGAAGCTAAGAAAGCACCAAAAGATTGGCCTGCAGAACCTTCTATATTGACAACCACAGTATCCTTTGGCAAACCATCTTCACCAAATTTCTTCGAGATCCTGTAAGATAAAGTAGAACCGAGTGCACGATCAGTATTGATTATAGAGGCGTCAATGTTCACTGGTAGGCCACGATCTAAAGTAACTTCGGCCTCATCGATTAACTTATTATCTAGACGAGTGTGAAGTTTGTGATCTTGTTTCTTAGTGAACTTAGTTGGAACACCTGGACGAATAACATGTGCTGGAGTCAAAATAGGAGATAAATCGATATTTATAGCCTTGGCATTTACGTCGtcccttttctttaatttctcaGAATGACCCACCATTTCATCAATGGTACGGAAACCTAACTTAGCCATGATTTGTCTTAAATCTTGAATCAGATAATAGAAGAAGTTGATAACATGCTCGGGCTGACCCTTAAACTTACTTCTCAAGTACGGGTCTTGTGTGGCAATACCAACAGCGCAAGAGTTCAGGTGACATCTTCTTAACATGATACAACCCATAGCAATTAATGGAACAGTTGCCAAAGTAAAAGATTCTGCCCCTAATAAAACCGCAACAGCGATATCAAACCCAGTTCTCAATTGACCATCAGTTTGGACAATAACGTTACGTCTTAAATCATTCAATACTAAAGTTTGATGAGTTTCAGCTAGACCTAATTCCCATGGTAAACCCGCGTATTTGACACTTGTCCACCTTGCAGCACCTGTACCACCATCATGACCAGAAACCAAGATATGATCCGCTTTGGCCTTAGCTACACCAGAGGCAACAATACCAACACCGACTTCGGAAACCAATTTTACAGAGATCCCTGCTCTTGGATTAGCACATTTCAAATCATAGATCAGttgtttcaaatcttcaatAGAATAAATATCATGGTGAGGAGGAGGGGAAATTAACCCGACATTAGGGGTGGAGTGCCTAGTCTTAGCGATATCCTTAGATACTTTGTGGGCTGGTAATTCACCACCTTCACCAGGCTTAGCACCCTGAGCGATCTTAATTTGGATTTCATCAGCATCAGACAAATAGTATGAAGTCACACCGAATCTGGCGGAAGCAACTTGTTTGATGGCTGATCTCATGGTGTCACCGTTTTCTTGAACTGCAGAACGTTCTGCATCTTCACCACCTTCACCACAGTTAGATTTAGCACCTAAACGATTCATAGCAATTGCCAATGTAGAATGGGCTTCCATAGAAATAGAACCATAAGACATGGCACCTGACGCAAATCTTCTGGCAATTtcagtccatggttcaaCTTGTTCTAAAGGAATACTACtagaattttcaaaatctaacTCTAAAAGTCCTCTAAGTGTACAGTCTCTAATTGCTtccatttcctttttgacATATAATTGCCATGAGACATCATTTTTGTTCCTAACGGTATCCTGCAAGGAAGCAATCGCGGTCGGTTCGTTGACGTGTTTGTAACCACCATCTCTAAAGTGATATTCACCACTTTCTGGTAAATTGACAGACTTGCAAATGGTTTGTCTGGATGGATAACCACGTTCATGTAGGGAAAAAGCATCTTGAGCCAAATATTCGAAAGTTACACCTCTAATTCTGGAAGAAGTACCCGTGAAACACAAATCGACAATAGAATTATCTAAACCAAGagcttcaaaaatttgggCACCCTTGTAGGATGCTAAAGTGGAGATACCCATCTTAGACATGACTTTCAAGATACCTGCATCAATAGCATGCTTGTAATTTTCTAGtatttgttcttcatcaagtgtatcattatcattgttGACATTACGAAGTAAACCTTCTCTGTTCATCCTGACCAAAGTTTCCATGGCTAAGTATGGGTAAACACCATCACAACCATAACCTAGTAGGACACAGAAATGATGAATTTCCCTAGCTTCACCTGTTTCCAAGATCAAAGCAACTTGGGAACGTTGCTTGTTTCTGATgagatgatgatgaataGATGAGATTGCAATCAAGGATGAGATGGAAACTCGGTTGGCACCCATTTTCCTGTCTGAGATTATCAGAATCTTTTTGCCATCATCAATTGCTTCACCGGCCAATTTAGTGATTTTGTCAATAGTATCCGTATAACCCAATAGACCCTCGCTCTTATCAAACGTGATATCAATTTCAGCTATAGACCACGATGGATAGGCCGCTTCAATGTTTTTTAAGGCTTGGAATTCATTCCAATGTAGGATTGGAGATTTCAATAACAAACGATCACATTGGGATGAATGCATTTCCAAAAGGTTACCTTGAGGACCTACGTAACATTCTAACGACATGACATTTGCTTCACGGATTGGATCGATCGGAGGGTTGGTCACTTGAGCGAACAATTGTCTAAAATAATCATAAAGTAAGACAGGATTTTCGTTTAAGCAGGCTAATGGAGCATCATTACCCATGGAACCTAAAGCTTCCTTACCTGTCAAAGCCATTGGAGTTAATAGAAAGGAGACCTGTTCGAAGGTATAACCATTGGCCAATAGACGTGGGTCACTTTGaactttcaaagataatGAATCCTGCGATACAAACTCTTTAGACATTAGGTTAGTAGTCTTTGATAGCAAGTCGTCTAGCTTAATGACTTTGGATAACCAAGACTTGAAGTCTTGTCTCTTTGAGATTTGAGATTTTAACTTTTTAGTATCAACCAATTCACCCAATTGAGTATCCACTAGGAACAAATCACCTGGTTTCAGTTTACCTTTTTGAACAACCAATGAGTTTTCGATAGGAATGACACCAACCTCTGAAGCACAGATAACTCTGTCATCACTGGTGATATAATAACGACAAGGTCTTAAACCATTTCTATCCAATATAGCACCACAGTAACGACCATCAGTGAAAGTCAACAAAGCTGGACCATCCCAAGGCTCCATCAAACATGCAGCCCAGTCATACCATGCCTTTAGGTCAGAATCCATATCCTTATGGTATGCTTCAGGAACCATCATCATAACAGCTTCAGGAAGAGACAATGTGCCATTTATAGTCAATAGTTCTAAAACGTTATCCAATGCAGCAGAATCGGACCCACCCTCTTCGATAATCGGATATAGTTTATCTAACTCATCCTTGAAAGTTGCGGAATTCATCACACCTTCCCTGGAGCGCATCCAATTCTTGTTACCTCTTAAGGTGTTGATTTCACCATTATGAGCTAACCAACGTAAAGGTTGAGCTCTATCCCAAGAGGGAAAAGTATTAGTGGAAAATCTTGAATGGACCAACGCCATATGGGATTTAAAATGTGCATTAGTCAAATCAGGGTAGTAGTTGTACACTTGAGCAGGCGTCAATTGACCCTTGTAAACAATGGTGGTATTGTTTAAGGAGCAAACATAAAACCAGTTTTCAAGTCCTATTTGAAGAGAGGCCTCCTTCCTTAAAAGATACAATTGAGTTCTGAATTTAATTTCATTGAACTCCAGTTGTTTTTCGTCATATAATGGAACCAATAATGGTTGTAGAATAGTAGGTTCACGAGATAAAGCAACGTCTCCCAAAATTGTAGAGTCTACGGGGACGTTTCTCCAACCTAATACTGATAAGTTGAAGGATGCAGCTAAATCCTCGAAAATCTTCTGACATTTAATCAGggttttcttgttattcttttcgtttttcttaaaaaaaacattacCCACGGCGTATTTGCCCATCTCAGGTATGTCTAGATCAAGATCCAACTTAAATTCTCTTTTCATAAATTCGTGAGGAATACCTAGCAGAATACCGGCACCGTCACCGTTACCATCAGATGAAACAGCACCACGATGAGTCATATTGACCAAAAGATATCTAGCGTCGGTAACAATTTTGTGAGACTGTTCACCATGCTTATTTGCCACGAAACCGACACCGCAGGCGTCATGTTCGTAATCAGGGTCGTAGAGTCCTCGTTTGTCCGGAATCACGTTTGCCCAAGATTTATGAAGATGGTGTTCATCATTATAGTTTTGAATTGTTCCACCTTCGTAAGCTTCTTCCAATGGATCGAAATTGTCTGATTTCAACACTGGcatgctttctttttctatttctttttctagttcttcaaaataaacaaatgGCTAAtaaattaagaaaaaagagagtagaaagataaaataaataaaaaaactgaagcagaaaaataaataaataagttAAACGTTAATCTAATCACTACCTCAATGAGCTAAAAGAAGGGGAAGAGAGCAGCTGAGAGTATCCGTCTGTGTAGTGTAGGAATGAGATAGCAATTTCCTATCTTCCTATGATGTGGAGAGGATTAGTTTGGTGTGTTATCAAGAAAGATATAAGAATTGATTAATTTGGTAAGAAATGAAACAATAGGAcgaaaaaatacaataagATAAGAAAGACCATCAGGACTTATGAATGACTAAGAAAAGcgattcattttttttttttttgtttgggCAATTTATTGcatctattttttttacgttTTGCGGGCATCACGTCTGTCGTGATAAATGACTTGGAAATTGTGCGAGCCCTTATCGGAGCCAATCGGATTGATGCATTAACACCGAAGTTTACTAGGGCTAAAACCTGCGCTGTATAGGGTTAAAAGGTAGGGCTACTAGGGTCTGAGTCAtcagagaaaaagaaattacaaTAAGAGTCTTACTTAAGATGAAACAGGACTGGTTGTTATTGTTCATGTATAGAtgccaagaaaacaaagtttttttaaagTGAGGCATGAATTATGGCGTGGAGAAGCTGAAATTGAAGTATTCGAAGCATGGGTGTATTACTTGCAAGATCAGAAAGAAGAGATGCTCTGAAGATAAACCTGTGTGCCGGGACTGTCGTCGATTAAGTTTCCCCTGTATCTATATATCAGAATCTGTTGATAAGCagtctttgaaaaagataaaggCGGATGTACAGCACCAGTTGATcagcaagaaaagaaagcatgCTCCTGACAGTGCTCAGAAGGCGGCCGTGGTCACCCGTGCTCGACAAGTCGTTAGCGATGAACAGGATAACCAGATATATTTGTCAAAACCGCTAGAAGATTGCATCTCTCAGAAGCTGGACTCAATGGGATTGCAGCTATACAATTACTACAGGTCTCACCTTGCGAACATAATTTCCATCGCCCCTATGAACCAGAACTACTATCTGAACATCTTCTTGCCAATGGCACACGAGAATGACGGTATATTGTTTGCTATTCTTGCTTGGTCAGCCAATCATTTGTCTATATCATCATCTAATGAGCTGCGAAAGGATGAAATATTTGTCAACCTGGCGAACAAGTATACATATATGTCGTTAACACATCTGAAGACCAACGAGAGCTCAAGTGACTATGCCAAACTTGGTTTCCTATATTCGCTAGCGCAAATATTAATTTTATGTGGTTCAGAGATATGTCAGGGTGATGTGAAGTTTTGGAAGATATTATTGAATATAGGAAAGAACTTAATTGAAAACCATGTAGGCAGGGATATCTCACGGATACTAACTACTACTACGACAGAAGAGCCGTCCTTGGAAGAGAGGATAATCTTCCCTAATTTCAACTCCGTTGTTAAGTACTGGCTGATCGTGAATTTTATATACCATGATATTTTGAACTTTAATACAACGTCCTTCCCCATCGAACAATACGAgaaattcttccaaaggGATCATAACTCTTTACCCAACTCGGTCAACTTTATTGAGCCAATAGATTCGCCGATTGAGGAAATAGATCCTTTAATTGGCATTAACAAGCCTATTTTGCTATTGTTGGGACAAGTCACAAATTTGA includes these proteins:
- the GLT1 gene encoding glutamate synthase (NADH) (NAD(+)-dependent glutamate synthase (GOGAT)~similar to YDL171C) produces the protein MPVLKSDNFDPLEEAYEGGTIQNYNDEHHLHKSWANVIPDKRGLYDPDYEHDACGVGFVANKHGEQSHKIVTDARYLLVNMTHRGAVSSDGNGDGAGILLGIPHEFMKREFKLDLDLDIPEMGKYAVGNVFFKKNEKNNKKTLIKCQKIFEDLAASFNLSVLGWRNVPVDSTILGDVALSREPTILQPLLVPLYDEKQLEFNEIKFRTQLYLLRKEASLQIGLENWFYVCSLNNTTIVYKGQLTPAQVYNYYPDLTNAHFKSHMALVHSRFSTNTFPSWDRAQPLRWLAHNGEINTLRGNKNWMRSREGVMNSATFKDELDKLYPIIEEGGSDSAALDNVLELLTINGTLSLPEAVMMMVPEAYHKDMDSDLKAWYDWAACLMEPWDGPALLTFTDGRYCGAILDRNGLRPCRYYITSDDRVICASEVGVIPIENSLVVQKGKLKPGDLFLVDTQLGELVDTKKLKSQISKRQDFKSWLSKVIKLDDLLSKTTNLMSKEFVSQDSLSLKVQSDPRLLANGYTFEQVSFLLTPMALTGKEALGSMGNDAPLACLNENPVLLYDYFRQLFAQVTNPPIDPIREANVMSLECYVGPQGNLLEMHSSQCDRLLLKSPILHWNEFQALKNIEAAYPSWSIAEIDITFDKSEGLLGYTDTIDKITKLAGEAIDDGKKILIISDRKMGANRVSISSLIAISSIHHHLIRNKQRSQVALILETGEAREIHHFCVLLGYGCDGVYPYLAMETLVRMNREGLLRNVNNDNDTLDEEQILENYKHAIDAGILKVMSKMGISTLASYKGAQIFEALGLDNSIVDLCFTGTSSRIRGVTFEYLAQDAFSLHERGYPSRQTICKSVNLPESGEYHFRDGGYKHVNEPTAIASLQDTVRNKNDVSWQLYVKKEMEAIRDCTLRGLLELDFENSSSIPLEQVEPWTEIARRFASGAMSYGSISMEAHSTLAIAMNRLGAKSNCGEGGEDAERSAVQENGDTMRSAIKQVASARFGVTSYYLSDADEIQIKIAQGAKPGEGGELPAHKVSKDIAKTRHSTPNVGLISPPPHHDIYSIEDLKQLIYDLKCANPRAGISVKLVSEVGVGIVASGVAKAKADHILVSGHDGGTGAARWTSVKYAGLPWELGLAETHQTLVLNDLRRNVIVQTDGQLRTGFDIAVAVLLGAESFTLATVPLIAMGCIMLRRCHLNSCAVGIATQDPYLRSKFKGQPEHVINFFYYLIQDLRQIMAKLGFRTIDEMVGHSEKLKKRDDVNAKAINIDLSPILTPAHVIRPGVPTKFTKKQDHKLHTRLDNKLIDEAEVTLDRGLPVNIDASIINTDRALGSTLSYRISKKFGEDGLPKDTVVVNIEGSAGQSFGAFLASGITFILNGDANDYVGKGLSGGIIVIKPPKDSKFKSDENVIVGNTCFYGATSGTAFISGSAGERFAVRNSGATIVVERIKGNNAFEYMTGGRAIVLSQMESLNAFSGATGGIAYCLTSDYDDFVGKINKDTVELESLCDPVEIAFVKNLIQEHWNYTQSDLASRILGNFNYYLKDFVKVIPTDYKKVLLKEKADAAKAKAKATSEYLKKFRSNQEVNDEVNALLIANQKVKEQEKKKSITISNKATLKEPKVVDLEDAVPDAKQLEKNSERIEKTRGFMIHKRRHETHRDPRTRVNDWKEFTNPITKKDAKYQTARCMDCGTPFCLSDTGCPLSNIIPKFNELLFKNQWKLALDKLLETNNFPEFTGRVCPAPCEGACTLGIIEDPVGIKSVERIIIDNAFKEGWIKPCPPSTRTGFTVGVIGSGPAGLACADMLNRAGHKVTVYERSDRCGGLLMYGIPNMKLDKAVVQRRIDLLSAEGVDFVTNTEIGKTISMDELNNKHNAVVYAIGSTIPRDLSIKGRELKNIDFAMQLLESNTKALLDKDLEIIREKIQGKKVIVVGGGDTGNDCLGTSVRHGAASVLNFELLPEPPVERAKDNPWPQWPRVMRVDYGHAEVKEHYGRDPREYCILSKEFIGNDEGEVTAIRTVRVEWKKSQSGVWQMVEIPNSEEIFEADIILLSMGFVGPELISGNDSEVKKTRRGTIATLDDSSYSIDGGKTFACGDCRRGQSLIVWAIQEGRKCAASVDKFLMNGTTYLPSNGGIVQRDYKLLKELASQV
- the UGA3 gene encoding Uga3p (Transcriptional activator for GABA-dependent induction of GABA genes~similar to YDL170W), with amino-acid sequence MNYGVEKLKLKYSKHGCITCKIRKKRCSEDKPVCRDCRRLSFPCIYISESVDKQSLKKIKADVQHQLISKKRKHAPDSAQKAAVVTRARQVVSDEQDNQIYLSKPLEDCISQKLDSMGLQLYNYYRSHLANIISIAPMNQNYYLNIFLPMAHENDGILFAILAWSANHLSISSSNELRKDEIFVNLANKYTYMSLTHLKTNESSSDYAKLGFLYSLAQILILCGSEICQGDVKFWKILLNIGKNLIENHVGRDISRILTTTTTEEPSLEERIIFPNFNSVVKYWLIVNFIYHDILNFNTTSFPIEQYEKFFQRDHNSLPNSVNFIEPIDSPIEEIDPLIGINKPILLLLGQVTNLTRFLQTMEQEEMLEHGDKILSLQVEIYKLQPSLMALDHLDDEKKFYYLELFEIMKISTLMFFQLTLLKIDKDSLELQILRNKLDSKLDKVIGTFLEGSLCFPLFIYGVCIQKDDIENKIDLEAKFDDILKRYKCYNFQNARLLMRKIWQNEADGISEHDLVHMIDELDYNINFA